Part of the Corynebacterium efficiens YS-314 genome is shown below.
AGACCTGAATCATTTACCCCTGCACCGGGTTCAGGTCACTCTGCGTTAGTCTGTAACACATGAAGATCTGCGCACCCTTTGCCGGAATCGTCCACTATTTCGTCGCTGAAGGCGATGCCGTTGCCACCGGTGAACAACTCGGCACGGTGGAGGCGGTCAAACTCGAGGCACCCATCCTGGCACCCGGCCCCGGCGTGGTCGCCTCCGTGGCGTTCGATGACTTCTCCGATGTCACCGGCGGCGATGAACTACTCACCCTGGAGGCCAAATAATCATGGGACAGACCCGCATCATCTCCGGTGAGGCCCGGGGCCGTAAGATCCAGATCCCGCCGTCCGGGACCCGCCCCACCTCCGACCGTGCACGCGAGGGCCTGTTCTCCTCCCTGCAGGTCCGGTTCGGTTTCGAGGGGCAGGTGGTCCTCGATCTCTTCGCCGGTTCCGGTGCGCTCGGCCTGGAGGCCGCCTCCCGTGGCGCCGATGAGGTCGTGCTGGTGGAGAGCCACTCCAAGGCCGCGCAGATCATCCGCGCCAATGCAGGTGTGGTCAACCACCCCGATGTCCACGTCGTGGAGATGAAGGCCTCGACCTATCTGGCCACCGCACCGGATGCGCATTTCACCATGGTGCTGGCTGATCCACCGTATGAGCTGGCCGATGAATCGGTCGTCGAGATGCTCCACGCGCTGACCCCGAAGCTTCTCGACGGCGCGGTCGTCGTCGTCGAGCGCCACGTCGGTTCCCCGGAGACCGCCTGGCCGGCCTGGTTCGTGCCCACCACCCAGAAACTCAAGAAGCGCACCTACGGCACCGCCCGGATGGACATGGCTGTCTTCGACGCGGAACTGCTGAACAGCGACGACACCGAACAGGAGAACCCATGAAAGCCGTCTGCCCCGGATCCTTCGACCCCATCACGCTCGGCCACCTGGATATCATCACCCGCGCCGCCGCCCAGTTCGAGGAGGTCACCGTCCTGGTCACCGCCAACCCGAACAAGAACTCCGGCCTGTTCACCGTCGAGGAGCGTATGGATCTCATCCGTCGGTCCACCGCGCACCTGAGCAATGTCAAGGTGGACACCTGGGCCACCCTGCTGGTGGACTACACCACCGCCCACGGCATCGGTGCGCTGGTCAAGGGCCTGCGCAGCTCCCTGGACTACGAGTATGAGCTGCCCATGGCGCAGATGAACAGGCGCCTGTCGGGTGTGGACACCTTCTTCCTGCTCACCGACGAGAAGTACGGCTATGTCTCCTCCACGCTGTGCAAGGAGGTCGCCCGCTACGGCGGGGACGTTTCCGGCCTGCTGCCCGAGGTGGTCGTCGACGCCGTGAAGCAGAAGTACACCCAGCAGTAGCGGTGGACGCGGCGGCGATCTTCGGCATCGTCCTGCTCGGTGCCTGCGTCCAGCGCGTCTCCGGTATGGGCCTGGGCCTGGTCGCCGCCCCGATACTCGCGGTGCTCCTCGGACCGGTGGAGGGCATCCTGGTCAGTAATGTCCTGGCTGTCATCAACGCCTCCATGACCACGGTGGTGCGCCGCCGCGATGTGGACTGGCGCCAGTTCGTGCTGATCTCCCCGGTGCTGGTGGTCGGCGCCGTACCGGCCGCCTGGCTGCTCACCGTCGCCGACACCCCGGTGCTGCTCGCCAGCGTCGGCGTCCTCATGCTGTGCGCCCTGGGCTTGTCGACGTTCGGACAGTCCCGCATCCCACCCGTGAGAACCAGGGCA
Proteins encoded:
- a CDS encoding acetyl-CoA carboxylase biotin carboxyl carrier protein subunit, with amino-acid sequence MKICAPFAGIVHYFVAEGDAVATGEQLGTVEAVKLEAPILAPGPGVVASVAFDDFSDVTGGDELLTLEAK
- a CDS encoding RsmD family RNA methyltransferase, with protein sequence MGQTRIISGEARGRKIQIPPSGTRPTSDRAREGLFSSLQVRFGFEGQVVLDLFAGSGALGLEAASRGADEVVLVESHSKAAQIIRANAGVVNHPDVHVVEMKASTYLATAPDAHFTMVLADPPYELADESVVEMLHALTPKLLDGAVVVVERHVGSPETAWPAWFVPTTQKLKKRTYGTARMDMAVFDAELLNSDDTEQENP
- the coaD gene encoding pantetheine-phosphate adenylyltransferase — encoded protein: MKAVCPGSFDPITLGHLDIITRAAAQFEEVTVLVTANPNKNSGLFTVEERMDLIRRSTAHLSNVKVDTWATLLVDYTTAHGIGALVKGLRSSLDYEYELPMAQMNRRLSGVDTFFLLTDEKYGYVSSTLCKEVARYGGDVSGLLPEVVVDAVKQKYTQQ
- a CDS encoding sulfite exporter TauE/SafE family protein, which produces MDAAAIFGIVLLGACVQRVSGMGLGLVAAPILAVLLGPVEGILVSNVLAVINASMTTVVRRRDVDWRQFVLISPVLVVGAVPAAWLLTVADTPVLLASVGVLMLCALGLSTFGQSRIPPVRTRAAPLIAGVAAGFMNTLAAIAAPALTVYAQATRWEQRSFSATLQPIFLMAGIIAVAVKVLGGAADLDNTDVWVWPAGIGGMICGILLGSLLSTRIPTTTARRIALMIATAGAVVVLVRGISGAIG